Proteins encoded within one genomic window of Besnoitia besnoiti strain Bb-Ger1 chromosome II, whole genome shotgun sequence:
- a CDS encoding hypothetical protein (encoded by transcript BESB_034550): MQLTWKQILLIAGGTAAAGACLYYLLREDGGEASEGDGEPKKINSGEATKEQVMTILKGILKSQEKTKALMKEFIKDMLNEDFTFEEAYERVLQKHPEDPLEQYGLTMPDFDNLLDKYQHDPQIKDLIVRIMSSSAPSEPNPRGQTIDKAKVIQVHEYMKQELQKLVDHIQKSPSRSKLDVKNVTLTAQAYVGAKVQKKFGFTSEDVESAVIYNHKELAVDPDFVRVNIGIQTIMNQLIVPQFVM, encoded by the exons ATGCAGCTCACTTGGAAGCAAATCCTCCTCATTGCCG gcggcacagccgcagcaggagccTGCCTTTACTATTTGCTCcgcgaggacggaggcgaggcgagtgAGGGCGATGGCGAGCCTAAGAAAATCAACAGTGGCGAGGCGACCAAGGAGCAGGTCATGACCATCCTCAAGGGCATTCTGAAGAGCCAGGAAAAAACCAAGGCTCTCATGAAGGAATTCATCAAGGACATGCTCAACGAGGACTTCAC CTTCGAGGAGGCCTACGAGCGCGTGCTGCAGAAACACCCGGAGGACCCGCTGGAGCAGTACGGTCTGACGATGCCCGACTTCGACAACTTGCTGGACAAGTACCAGCACGACCCGCAGATCAAGGATCTCATCGTGCGCATCATGAGCTCCTCTGCCCCTTCAGA GCCGAACCCGCGCGGCCAGACGATCGACAAGGCGAAGGTGATTCAAGTGCACGAGTACATGAagcaggagctgcagaagctgGTGGATCACATTCAGAAGAGCCCGAGCCGATCCAAGTTGGATGTGAAGAACGTGACGCTGACGGCGCAGGCGTACGTCGGCGCGAAGGTGCAGAAGAAGTTCGGTTTTACGTCTGAGGACGTCGAGTCGGCGGTGATCTATAACCACAAGGAGCTGGCGGTCGATCCGGACTTTGTGCGCGTGAACATCGGCATCCAGACCATCATGAACCAGTTGATTGTTCCCCAGTTCGTCATGTAG